The genomic segment CGATCGTGTGTCTCTCTTTTTTTGTCACCAATGGGGTGTAACCACTAACTACTAACCACTAACTACTAACCACTAACTACTAACCACTAACTACTAACCACTAACTACTAACCACTAACTACTAACCACTAACTACTAACTACTAACTACTAACTACTCGCCTTGCTAGTGTGCAGGTGATGTATTATAATAATCATATATTTTATGTTTTTTATTTTAGGGAGGTACGATTATGACGAAAGAAGAGTTAGTACAGGTCGTTAAAGATATGATAGCAGCGCCTTCCTGTTATGGCGCGTTGAAAGAGCTGGGAGCGGAGTGGCTCAATGCAGTCGGCACGGAAAAAGAGGTCGCTGTATTCAAGAAACTGCTCGCTGAAGTGGAAGGTGATATCATGCCTGTTGACGGAGTGATTGCCTTTGCGGGATCGTCGGCTGGCATCTCCCTTTTCGGCGAAGAAAAAGCGAAAGCCCTTTTGGCGCATGCCGAAGAAATTAAGGCGGCAGGTGCTGTGTATTGCGATTGTCCGGCCTGTTCTGCCGGTATTAAACTATTAGAAAATAAGGGCGTAATTCTGGGGTAAGCAATTGGTTTTCATTAGAGAACACGGCTGTGTTTTTGTACGGCCGCGTTCTTTTTTTGCATTATGTTCGGACAGGAGGATTATGATGGCTCATATTTTACCTTTTAAGGGAATTTATCCTACCATTCATCATACTGCCGTGTTAGCTGACACGGCGGTCATCATCGGCGATGTCACCTTGGGACCGGGTGTCAGTATCTGGCCGAATGCCGTTATTCGCGGTGATTTCAGTGCGATTACAGTCGGCGCTTACACGAATATACAGGATAACGTTACCGTTCACTCCGATATTCGCACGCCTCATCATATTGGCGATCATGTACTGATCGGACACAACGCCATTATCCACGGACAGTCCATCGGCGCCGGCGCGTTGATCGGTATGGGCGCCGTGCTGATGAGCTACAGCAGCATCGGTGAAAACTCCATTATCGGCGCCGGCACGATTATTACGCAGGGGAAACAAATCCCGGCCGATTCGCTGGTATACGGAAATCCCTTCCGTATTATCCGTTCCGTTACGGAAGAGGAAAAGGAAGAGACTCGCAAAGAAGTAGAGGCATATCACCAGTTGAGTTTGCAATATCCTATGTGGAAGGGGTCTTGGTAATGTTTTCGTATGAAATGCCGACGAAAGTATTTTTCGGCAGAGATTGTCTGCAACATTCGGGAGAAGCGATCAGCGCATTAGGGCATAAAGCCATGCTTGTAACCGGACGCCGTTCAGCAAAGGCCAATGGCGCACAAGATGCTGTGCAAGCGTGTTTGCGGAACTTGGAAATAGACTGGTGCCTTTTTGATGAAGTTGAAAGCAATCCGTCGATTGAGACTGTGCGACGGGCCGCAAATTTGGCCAAGGCGGAAGCCTGTGATGTTATCATCGCCATTGGCGGCGGTTCACCGATGGATGCAGGCAAAGTGATTGCGCTGCTTTGTACGAATACATTGGATGATGAACGTCTTTTTACAGGACCCTATGCTCGGCCTTTGCCAATCGTAACGGTACCGACGACAGCGGGAACCGGTAGCGAGGTGACAAAAGTCGGCGTACTGACGAATCATTGTAAGGGGACAAAGGAATCGGTTGCCGATCCCCTTCTTTTCCCGACTCTTTCTTATGTTGATCCGTCTTTTACGATGAGCGTCAGTGAGAAGGTGACGATTGATACCGCCATTGATGCGTTGTCGCATGCCGTTGAAGGCTATCTTTCGAAAAGGGCGACGCCCATGAGTGACGTCTGGGCTGAAGAAGCGATGCGGTTTATCGGCGGCCATCTGACGGAACTGAAAGGGAAGCTTCCCTATTCTGTGCGCGAAGATTTGTTGTACGGATCGATGTTGGCAGGGATTACGATTGCGCAGACGGGAACGACGTTGGTACATGGCATGGGGTACCAGTTGACATATTATAAAGATTTATCCCATGGCCGTGCCAACGGGCTGCTGCTTCCCGCGTATATGGCGTTAATGTCGGAAACGATGCCGCATAAGACGGAACGCATATGGGATATCCTGAGCCTTTCCGGAATTACGGATTTCAGGGCGTTAATGGTTGATTTGATGCCTGAACACGTAGCGCTGACTGCGGCGGAAATCGATGCGTATGTGGAGTTGACCATGCGGAAGACCTCGGTGGCAGTAACGGCGTATCCTGTTACGGCCGCTGTCGTTGCCGAGTTGTACAAGAGTCTGTCGTAAGGCGTGGAAGAAATTTCGGCAGGTATGATATAATAATAAACTAAAGTAGAGATTACCTTAAGCAAGAGGAGAAATGCAATGGCAGAATTATTAGCACCGGCAGGGTCGCTGTCGCATGTTTGGACGGCGATCAACGCCGGCGCCGATGCCGTTTATTTAGGCGGCAAAGCTTTCGGTGCCAGGAAATTCGCACATAATTTGGATCACCGTGAGCTGGAGAGAGCCGTTGAAACGGCGCATATGTTTGGCGTCAAGGTTTACGTGACTGTCAATATCGTTATTGCCGATACGGAACGGGAAGACTTGAAAGCGTATTTGCAGTATCTGGACGTTATTGCCGTTGACGGGGTCATCGTCCAGGATCTTGCCGTCGCCGCACTGGCGCGTGATGTGGCGCCTGCGCTTCCGCTGCACGGCAGCACCCAGATGACTATTGCCGACCTGGCAGGCGTGCGGCAGTTGGAGGCCCTGGGATTTACGCAAGTCGTTTTGGCAAGAGAACTGTCATTGCCGGAGATTTCCTCTATTTGCAGTCAAACGAAGATGGCCGTCGAGGTTTTCATTCACGGCGCTTCTTGTATGTCCTATTCGGGGCAATGCCTGATGAGCAGTTTTATGGGCGGCCGCAGCGGTAATCGCGGTTCTTGCGCGCAGCCCTGCCGCCTGCCATTCCGACTCCTAAGGGACGACAAAGCGGTGACGACGAAGGACGTCTATTTGCTGAGCTTGAAAGATCTGTGCGCGGCAGCGTATATTCCGGACCTCGTGGCCGCCGGCGTTTCGTCCTTTAAAATTGAAGGCAGAATGAAAAATAACGGGTATGTCCGAAATACGGTTTTCGCTTATCGGCGCATTTTGGATTCCTGTACGTTGCCGGAGCGAAAGCGGCAAGAAGCTGTAGAAGAAGGCCTTCAACTGCTCAGGGAAACATTTAATCGTTCCTATCAGGCAGATTTTTTGGCCTACACGGTCGGGAGGAAGACCGTTACGGAAGGGGAGAGCGGCAACAGGGGCATGTATGCAGGCGTCTTGTTGGAATGGAACGAAAGGGAAGGACTTGCCGCGTTGACAACGGAGCTTCAGGCCGGAGATATCGTCAAGGTCTGTCATTCCGACGGCAGAGAACGAATTGATGAAATAAAAGCCGTCAATCCGTCAAAGGAGAAGGGGAGTATCCTGGAATTTCGCTGCCGTGATTTGTTTCCGGGGGATTTGTATCGCCTCGCGCGGCAGACGGATCGGGAACAGTCCGCTGAAGCGCTGCGGCAGTCGATCCCGCTGTATTGCCATTTGGGAACGACTGCCGACGGTCGTTTGGTTCTCACTGTTTGGGATGAAGCGGGGCATAGCGGCGAAGTTTATTCCGCTTATGTGCCGGAACCGGCGCATAAGCGTCCGGCGACGCGGCTTTGGCTGAAGACACAGCTTGACCGGTTGGGCGACACCGTTTTTTCATTGGCCGATGCAACCATATGGGATGAAACGATGATGATTCCCTCCAGTGTCATCAATGAGTTGCGCCGTCGAGCTGTTGAGTTGATGAAAGCGGAAATACGCGGCGAGTATAAACGCCCCCGCAGCGGTCAGGCCGTTTCTCTGGCCAGCCCCGTCAGCGGGGAGGCGCTGGAGGCTATGGAGGTTACGGTCCGTTGTGACACGGTTGCGGCTGTAAAGGCAGCTGCCGCCAATGGCGCTGATCGGGTCATTTTCGGCGGTGAATCCTATCATCACCGCCCGTTCGGAATCGCCGAATGGCGTGAAGCCGCCGCCGCCGTACGTGCCTACGGCTGTCAGTTATGGGCGTCGACGCCGCGGATAGAACGGCAAGAGAATGCGGAGGCCGTCAGCAGAGAATTGGCGCTTGCCGCCGCTTGCCATATAGACGGCGTATATATCGGCGCCTTAGGCGCTATGGAATTGTTGCGGCAGCTGCGTATCGACTTGCCTGTTAACGGCGATATGTACTTGAATATTTTTAATGCGACGGCAGCAGCGTATGTAGCCATGGGTTGTACGGGTCTTGCTCTTTCACCGGAACTGACGCTGCGGCAAATCGGAGAAATCGCGGCAGAGCTTGCTGTTCCCGTGGAGATCTGCGTTGCCGGCCGGCAGGAATTGATGGTAACGGAATATTGTCCTATAGCCGCATTTGCCGGCACAGGTCGGAAGCGGTCATGTCCCGCTGTCTGCATGACCGGGCATTTTTCGTTGGCAGACAGAAAAGGTGAATCATTTCCGCTTATGACGGATCAATATTGCAGGACGCATATTTTAAACGGGAAAGAGCTGAATATAGTTCCTTATTACCGCGACCTGCAAAAAATGCAGGCGATGCGCTTGCGGCTCGAAGCTCGCGGCTGCAGTCCGCAGTGGGTTGCGGCGACAGTGCGTCAGTACCGGAAAATTTGTGACGGTACGGAAACGATGCTTTTTACCAAAGACGACAGACATGTCACGCGCGGACATTTCTTTCACAGCATTATAGGAAAGTAGGCGTATCAATAGAATGAATAACCGAAGTATCCGCATTCTCGGATTTTATCAAATACAGAATATGCTCATTCAGCTGGCGCCTTCCAAGGTGTCGAAAGAGATCGCCAAGCATTTGCGTCCCAGCAGTGATGCGGATATGGTCCGGACAAGTCTGAATGATACGGAAGAAGCCCTGCATTGTCTGCAACGTGAAGGAACGGCTCCTTTCGGCGGCATTACCGAAATTAGGCCGGCTTTGGAAAAAGCGAAACGCAGTGTGACTTTGGAAGGTTATGAATGCGTCGATATTTGGCTGAACTTACAGCGCTACGGCGAAATTCACCGTTTTTTTTCCGAGAAAAGGGAAGCGTACAGTCAATTAGCGGAGCGAGCTGAAGGGATTGCCGATTTCACGATGCTCATTCATTCTTTTGCTTCCGTATTTGACAAGGACCACCAGTTGCGCGACAATGCGTCTCCTGAATTGCTCCGTCTTCGCAATCGCATCAATGATCTGGAGCGGCAGACAAAGCGATATATGAACGGCGTTCTCAACAATAAGGAGTATCAGAAATATTTTCAGGATGTTTTGGTAACAGTTCGCAATAATCGGTATGTCGTACCGATCAAGCAGGAATACAGGCACGCTTTTCCCGGCATTGTTCACGATACCTCTGCCAGCGGCGCGACGCTCTATGTAGAACCGTTGGCCATTGTGCAGGCGAATAATGACTTACAAACGGCACGCTTAGGCGAGAGCAGGGAAATTGAGCGGATCTTTCATCGACTTACGGCCGCCGTCGCCGAGGAGTATGAAGCGATCCGCACGGCGACGCAGGCAGTGGGGCAGCTGGAATTCGCTTTTGCCAAGGCTCAGCTGGCTGTTCGCATGAAAGCGGTCAGACCTGAAATATCGCCGACAGGCACAGTCAAACTCTATCAGGCCAGGCACCCCTTAATCGACGGCGACTGCGTTGTTCCGAATACGATCTTTCTCGGCGGCGATTACCGGATATTGCTGATTACGGGGTCAAATACCGGCGGGAAGACGGTTGCCATGAAAACGTTGGGGCTAATCGTTTTAATGCACCAGGCGGGACTGTTCATTCCGGGTCTCGACGGTTCGGAATTGCCGGTTTTTCGCAACGTTTTTGCCGATATCGGTGACGAACAGGATATTGCGCAAAATTTAAGCACCTTTTCCAGTCACATGAAGCAGCTCATTTACATCATTAACCACAGCGGTCCCGCCGATCTGATTCTGGCTGATGAGCTCGGTTCGGGAACAGATCCGGCCGAAGGCAGCGCCATTGCCATTGCGATCATGGAAGCACTTTATGAAAAGGGCGCGCTCGTCATGGTTACGACCCATTACAATGATTTGAAAAACTATGCCTATCAGACTGCCGGCATTGAAAACGGCCATGTCGAATTTGATGTGGAAACGTTGCGTCCTACGTATAAGCTCCGCATCGGTTCCGCCGGCAGCAGTCACGCTTTCAGCATCAGCGAGCGTCTCGGCATGCCGTTGCCGGTCTTGGCTAAGGCGCGGGAACTGCGCAGCCGGTCGCAAGATGTTGATATGGAAGCGATTTTGACCAAGCTCAATGCGCAATCTCAGCAAATGGATGAAGAACAACAGCAGCTGGAGCAACGATTGGCTGCAGTGCGGCAGCTGGAGGCGGAATTGCGTCACGAAAAGGATAAAGCGGCGGAAAAACGGCAGGACATCATTGCCGCCAGCAGGCGTGAAGCGATGGAATTAAAGCGGAGCCTGCGCTTGGAATCGGAGCGGATCATCCGCGAATTAAAACAGCAGGCCAGAGAAGGCGGAGAAAGTGACAGAGCCAAGGCGATCGATAAAGCGCGCCGCGCTGTTCAGCAGATCTCGTTGCCGGCAGAGGAAAAGCAGCGGCGTGATCCGGTCGATATGGCTCGGCTGAAGGTGGGGCAGCTAGTCTTTATTAATTCTCTTGACGGTTTGGGAACGGTTACGGAATGCAGAGGAAAGAAGGCGACCGTCTCTGTTCGAGGGATGACTGTGCGGGTGACGGATAAGGATATTAGCGCACCGTTTTTGGAAGAATTGAAACAGGAACGGCGGGCTGAAAAGAAAGCGGCGGCAGAATCGTCATTCAGGCCTGTACGGACCGTTCAGGTCAACACGGAAATCAACATTATCGGCAAGACGGGACAGGAAGCGATTCCTCTGGTGGAGCGTTTTTTGGATCAGGCGTTATCGGCAGGCTTCAGTCCTGTGCGTATCATTCACGGCAAAGGAAGCGGCGCATTGCGACGACAGATTCACGATTTTTTGTCGGAACAACCTTTTGTCACGCGTTTCGCACCGGAAGATTCGCAAAATGGCGGCGACGGAGTGACGCTTGTTTACTTTTAGCGGCAGCAATTTGATGAAGGTATAGTGAAGGGGCAGATAGAGATGAAAGAGTTGGAAGAAAAGATTTTGCAGGACGGGACAATCATTGATAATCGTATTTTGAAAGTTGATAATTTTTTGAACCAACAAATTGACGTTTCCCTGATGCTGCGCATGGGGCAGGAACTTGCCGCAAAGTTTCGCGATTGTAAGATTGATAAGATCGTGACGATCGAGTCTTCCGGCATTGCCGTGGCAATGGCGGTCTCCATCGCCTTAGGTAACGTCCCCGTCGTTTTTGCCAGAAAAAAAGCGTCGCTACTGATGAACGACGGCATGTATATGACGGAAATCTATTCTTATACCAAAGAAGAGACCTATATGGCATCAATCAGCAAACGATTTATTGCCAAAGGCGAGGATATTTTGCTTATTGATGATTTTTTAGCCAGCGGTACGGCGGCGTTGGGACTGTCGCATTTAGTCGAAGCAGGCGGCGCCCATATTGCCGGGATCGGTATTGTCATTGAAAAATCTTTTCAACCGGGACGGCATCTCTTGGAAGCGGCAGGCTTTCACGTTGAATCACTGGCGCGAATTCAGTGCTTTGAGAATAACCGGCCTGTCTTTGCACGGGACTGAAACAAAAAAACGCTCTAGAATCAGAGCGTTTTTTTGTTTCCGCTTTATATAACCAGTTGGCTGAATACGTTGCCGATGGCGTCGGAAATGACCAGATCGGCGGAGGTGTCAAAATCGGTCGGCGATTTGTTGATAAGAACCAGCTTATGCCCTTTGTAGTAGCGGATGAAACCGGCTGCAGGATAGACGACGAGCGATGTGCCGCCGATGATCAGCATGTCGGCGTGACTGATGTAGTAGAGCGCTTGTTCGACGACGCTGTTGTCGAGGCCCTCTTCATAGAGGACGACATCGGGCTTGACCGGACCGCCGCAGGCATTGCAGACGGGAACGGAATCGGCAGCTTTCATATAGTGGGCGTCAAAAAATTTATGACAATGCTCGCAGTAATTTCGATGGACACTGCCGTGCAGTTCCAGCACGTTTTTACTGCCGCCTTTCTGGTGGAGACCGTCGATATTTTGCGTAATGACAGCTTTTAACTTTCCGGCCCGTTCCAATTCGGCGAGTTTCAAATGGGCGGCGTTCGGCCGGGCGTCGAGACAGAGCATTTTGTCGTGGTAGAAGCGGAAAAATTCGTCTTTATTATGAACGTAAAACGTATGGCTGAGGATTGTTTCGGGACGGAATTTGTAGTGTTGATTATAGAGACCGTCAACGCTGCGGAAATCGGGAATGCCGCTTTCCGTCGAGACACCGGCGCCGCCGAAAAAAACGATATTATCCGATTCTTTGACCATAGCACAAAATTTTTCGATATCTGTCATTATCTGTTCCCCCTTTTAAATCGCAAAGGTATCCTGCAACAATGCGAGACCGCTTTTACTTTTGAAGAAGCGCTCTGCTGCAGCCATGATTCCCGTTGCTGTCAGACCGTCTTCATAAGCGTTGACCAGGAAATCGGCTTCCAGCAGAAGCTGCCAATCAATACCGTTTACACCGGTGTAGGTATGATGATGGCCGATGAGAAAACAGACGCGGTCGATCAATGCGGCATCATCGGTCAGGCTGGTGAGTATCTTACGCGCTTCGACGGGGCCCGTCTTTTCTTGAAACTTACCGGCAGCGGAACCGTACTGTTTTTCCGCCTGATGAATTCCTATATCATGCAGAATCGCCGCCGTGTTCAGGATCTCTTTCGTTCTGCCGTCAATGCCTTCCAGGGAAGCAAGCAGATCGGCATAGGCATAGACCTTTAACAGGTGTTGTATGCGTCGGGCGTCTCCCCGGTCATAGGCGATCACTTTTTTCAAGAGTAATGCTGTATCCATTAGCACCCTTCTTCCTTTTGTTATCACTATATCATGATTATGATGATTCTGCCACCGATGGAAAAAAAGGCGAGAAACAGGAGTCGGATAAATATGAAATAAATGTCGTATAATTTCATATTATGAAATTTCATATTGAGGAAATAATTTGTAAAAAAATAGAGAAAAAAGGAAAAAAATAGGAAAATAAGAGATTTTTTTGGTAGATAATAAAATGATGATATAGAAAAAACCTATTCTATGCCAAATCAATAAGATATAATCAGGTATAATTATTGACATTAAACAGAAAAAATATTACTATTTCTATATATGAAAACGAGTTTTATGTTTTGACTTGGCAACGATTGCGTGCTGGGGGAGCAATCGGCCGGTCTCATCTAAGGAGAGGAAGATTTATTATGGAGTCCAGTTTTTTTGATTCATTATCGCCTGTCGTTATGCCTGTTCTTGACTGGCTTGACGGGTTTTTGTATTACCCCGTTCTCGTTGTCGTGCTATTGATTGCCGGTCTGTATTTTACGTCGTTGACGGGATTGGTACAGTTTCGGATGTTTGCTGAAAGCATTCGCGTCGTCGCGGAAAAGCCGCAGACTGAAGGCGCCATTTCCTCTTTTCAGGCGCTGATGGTTTCCACGGCGTCCCGAGTCGGTACCGGTAATATTGTCGGTGTTTCGACGGCTATCTGTCTGGGCGGCGCCGGGGCCGTGTTCTGGATGTGGGTCGTAGCCGTTATCGGTGGCGCCAGTGCCTTTATTGAAAGCACCTTGGCGCAGATTTACAAAAAAAAGGATTCACAGGGCGGCAGCTACGGCGGTCCGGCGTATTATATCGAAAATGCGCTGCACAGTCGCTTTTTTGCCGTTATTTTTGCCGGATTGCTGATTATGACCTATGCAGTCGGTTTTAATCTGGTCGCTTCTTTCAACTTGCAGTCGACTTTTGCCGTATACAGCTTTTATAATCCCGATTCGACACCGATGGTGATTGGGGCCGTGTTGGCCGTTATTACAGGGTACTGCATTATTGGCGGCGGCAAGCGCATCGTTCATACTGCAGCGCTTATCGTTCCGCTCATGGGGCTGATTTATGTTCTTGCCGCCGTTATCGTCATCATCATGAATATTTCAATCTTGCCGCACGTTTTCGCCATGATCTTGTCCGATGCCTTTAATTTTGAGGCCATTTTCGGCGGCATTTCCGGTTCCTGTCTGCTGTACGGCGTTAAGCGCGGTCTTTTTTCCAATGAAGCCGGTATCGGATCGGCGCCGAATGCGGCGGCCACGGCTGATGTCAGTCATCCCGTAAAACAGGGGCTGGTACAGATGCTTTCCGTCTTTATCGACACCTTGCTGATTTGTACGGCAACAGCGATGATGTGTCTTTGCTCGGGGATTCCTATTACGAAGGAAGCGGCCGGCGCCGTTTATGTGCAGCAGGCCCTGACCGTCGATTTTGGCTCTTTCGGTCCGCTCCTGGTTACGATTTGTATGGTGCTTTTTGCCTTCACGACTTTGATCGGCAATTTGTTCTACGTTGATAATTGTCTGACCTATTTACACCGCAGAGAACCGAGTAAGGAATTCATGTTTGCTTATCGCATTATTGCAACATTCATCATTTTCATCGGCGCCATTATGCCGATGGCCGCCGTCTGGGATGTGGCCGATATCTTCATGGCCGGTATGTGCTTGATCAATATCCCCGCATGCGCGCTTTTGGGCAAGACGGCAATTAAAGCTATGAAAAATTATGAAGAACAGAAAAAGGCGGGGAAGAATCCCGTGTTCAAGGCTGCCGATATCGGTCTCGATTCGAGAGAACTGGATTTCTGGAAATAAGCGAAACGAACCGGGCCGCTCAGGTGGCAAGATCTCCGGGAGATGCCGTTCTTTTTCTTGACAAAGGCGTCAATAGCATTTACAATTTGTCTATATACAAGGCTTTCCTTGTAATATTACAGGTAAAAGCGATGAAAAAGACGGTCAATACGAAGGGTCTTGACAGCGAGCCGGAGAGAGTGGGAGTCCGGTGAGGACCGGTGTTGACAGATCACTTTGAAGCTGCAGCCGCGGGACGGCTGCCGGTTTGCACCGTTATCGGCATCAAGTGGCTGCTGCGGCAGTCAATAGGGTGGTACCACGGTGACTGGCGTCTTCGTCCCTTGCGGGGCGAAGACGTTTTTTGTTTATGTTGAGGAGGAAGGAAAATGGATTACGGTAAGACCTTGCATTTGCCGGAAACGGATTTTCCCATGCGCGGCAATTTGCCGAAACGGGAACCTGATTTTTTGAAGTTCTGGCAGGAAAACAATATTTATGAAAAGCGTTTGAAAAAAAGAGAAGGGGCGCCGAAGTTTATCCTTCATGACGGCCCTCCATATGCCAACGGCAAACTCCATATCGGCCATGCGCTGAATAAAGTGCTGAAAGATGTCATTTTAAAATATAAAACACAAACGGGGCATTATACGAAATATATTCCCGGCTGGGATACGCATGGGTTGCCGATTGAGCATGCCGTTATTAAAGATACCGGGCTTAACCGACACGAAATGTCGCCTCTCGATCTGCGGAAACGATGCCATGACTATGCGTTGGAACGCGTTGCCGAGCAGAAGGCCGATTTTATCCGCTTTGGCGTGCTCGGTGATTGGGATCATCCGTACTTGACGCTTCTCAAACATGTCGAAGTAGCACAGATCGGCGTATTCGGCAAAATGGCCAAGAACGGCCACATCTACAAGGGGATGAAGGCCGTATACTGGTGTCCTCATTGTGAAACGGCGTTGGCAGAAGCGGAAATCGAATATAAAGAAGTCAAATCCTTCTCTCTTTACGTTCGCTTTAAGGCCGTTGACCTCGGTTGTCATGGGCCGCACGGTTTCGATTTGGATCATGTTTATGCGCTGATCTGGACGACAACGCCGTGGACGATTCCCGCCAATCGGGCCATTTGCGCTAATGAAGAAATTGAGTACGTTTGGGTCAACGTAGGCGGCGACGCCGTGCTGATGGCTAAAGAACTGGTTTCCTCAACACTGGCTGCGGCCAAGATTACGGATTACGTTGTCTTACCGGAGGTGATGACGGGCAAGCAGATTGAAGGCCTTGTCTTCCAGCATCCGTTCTATGGCGATCGTAAAGTTCCCGTCATTCTCGGCGCCCATGTCACACTCGAAAGCGGTACCGGTCTGGTACATACTGCGCCTGATCACGGCGCGGAAGACTTTGATGCCTGTAAGAAATATGCGGCTTGGGATTTGGGGCCCATCGGTACTGTCGGTCCCGACGGCCGGTACACGAAAGCCGTGCCGCAGTATGAAGGCCGCTTCGTCCTTGATGACGATACCCAGGTTCAGATTATCAAGGATTTGGCGCATTGCGGCGCGCTGTTTGCCAAAGCGACGCTGCGCCATCAGTATGCCCATTGTTGGCGCTGCAAAAATCCGATTATTTACCGGGCGACGGAGCAATGGTTTTCTTCCGTCGACGGATATCGGCAGAAAGCGCTGGCCGCCATTAATCAGGTAAAATGGATTCCGGACTGGGGGCATGACCGCATTTACAATATGATTCGCGACCGCGGCGACTGGTGCATTTCCCGCCAGCGCGTCTGGGGTGTGCCGATTCCTATTTT from the Megasphaera vaginalis (ex Bordigoni et al. 2020) genome contains:
- a CDS encoding alanine/glycine:cation symporter family protein, translated to MESSFFDSLSPVVMPVLDWLDGFLYYPVLVVVLLIAGLYFTSLTGLVQFRMFAESIRVVAEKPQTEGAISSFQALMVSTASRVGTGNIVGVSTAICLGGAGAVFWMWVVAVIGGASAFIESTLAQIYKKKDSQGGSYGGPAYYIENALHSRFFAVIFAGLLIMTYAVGFNLVASFNLQSTFAVYSFYNPDSTPMVIGAVLAVITGYCIIGGGKRIVHTAALIVPLMGLIYVLAAVIVIIMNISILPHVFAMILSDAFNFEAIFGGISGSCLLYGVKRGLFSNEAGIGSAPNAAATADVSHPVKQGLVQMLSVFIDTLLICTATAMMCLCSGIPITKEAAGAVYVQQALTVDFGSFGPLLVTICMVLFAFTTLIGNLFYVDNCLTYLHRREPSKEFMFAYRIIATFIIFIGAIMPMAAVWDVADIFMAGMCLINIPACALLGKTAIKAMKNYEEQKKAGKNPVFKAADIGLDSRELDFWK
- the ileS gene encoding isoleucine--tRNA ligase produces the protein MDYGKTLHLPETDFPMRGNLPKREPDFLKFWQENNIYEKRLKKREGAPKFILHDGPPYANGKLHIGHALNKVLKDVILKYKTQTGHYTKYIPGWDTHGLPIEHAVIKDTGLNRHEMSPLDLRKRCHDYALERVAEQKADFIRFGVLGDWDHPYLTLLKHVEVAQIGVFGKMAKNGHIYKGMKAVYWCPHCETALAEAEIEYKEVKSFSLYVRFKAVDLGCHGPHGFDLDHVYALIWTTTPWTIPANRAICANEEIEYVWVNVGGDAVLMAKELVSSTLAAAKITDYVVLPEVMTGKQIEGLVFQHPFYGDRKVPVILGAHVTLESGTGLVHTAPDHGAEDFDACKKYAAWDLGPIGTVGPDGRYTKAVPQYEGRFVLDDDTQVQIIKDLAHCGALFAKATLRHQYAHCWRCKNPIIYRATEQWFSSVDGYRQKALAAINQVKWIPDWGHDRIYNMIRDRGDWCISRQRVWGVPIPIFYCKECGEAIINDETIAQLQKIFAVEGSDAWWAHTEKELLPEGYTCPHCGSGEFRKESDIMDVWFDSGSTHQGVLCHDPDLDYPCEMYLEGSDQHRGWFNSSLLTSVAINGYAPYKSVLTHGFTVDGEGRKMSKSVGNTVAPQEIIDQYGADVMRLWVSSADYQGDVRLSPKILKQLSDVYRKIRNTFRFLLGNLADFDPETDAVPYAAMEEIDKWALLRLEQVFETVSEAYENYQFHTMYHAIHNFCTVDLSAIYLDIIKDRLYTEKAAAPIRRSSQTAMYQILDTLVKIISPVLSFTAEEVWQYMPAVSGKEESVLLTDWPQAHPEYLDADLAARWNKLLSYRSDLTRILEGARKDHTIGHSLDAAVTIYAEGEAYADLKPYEKRLATLLIVSEVVLVNGTSPVEAVSGADHPDMKAVVVPSPHARCERCWTHSETVGADADRPTLCARCAGVMKD